In the Clostridia bacterium genome, one interval contains:
- a CDS encoding peptidoglycan DD-metalloendopeptidase family protein, producing MKKRIVAFLLALMLSIPFANVYAKSPTEVDKLKQEQDKLNSQIQQTQKTINEVKKEKKNVSKAIEDLDHKLNQAEDELSNVESTLSQLENQIAVTTRELERASSDAGSQKELLKKRVRVMYENGNVGYMSVILNSTSFSDFISRLDFLKKIINFDMNLLSKMKSHRDSVADKRNQLGSELKEKERLKNQIGEKKEQVATAKEDREKTLKDLTKDLKELERQEDKLLAQSAEIGKKIVSLQSSNKYIGGKIGWPAPGYSRITSPYGYRTHPILKKKKLHTGIDIAVPSGSTIVAANAGKVIYSGYYGGYGNTVIIDHGGKISTLYAHNSKLLVKVGDEVEKGKAITKSGSTGLSTGPHLHFEVRENGQHVDPMKYLTGK from the coding sequence TTGAAAAAAAGAATAGTTGCATTCTTACTAGCACTTATGCTTTCAATACCCTTTGCTAATGTTTATGCAAAGAGCCCTACTGAAGTTGACAAGCTTAAGCAGGAGCAGGATAAGCTGAATAGTCAGATACAGCAGACCCAAAAAACCATTAACGAGGTAAAGAAGGAGAAGAAAAATGTATCAAAGGCTATAGAAGACCTGGATCATAAGCTTAATCAAGCTGAGGATGAGCTTTCCAATGTCGAAAGCACGCTTTCCCAACTAGAGAATCAGATTGCAGTTACAACAAGGGAGCTTGAAAGAGCCTCTAGTGATGCCGGTAGTCAGAAGGAACTCTTGAAAAAGAGAGTAAGAGTCATGTATGAAAACGGAAACGTTGGATATATGTCGGTAATATTGAACTCCACGAGCTTCTCGGATTTTATATCCAGACTAGATTTTCTCAAAAAGATTATCAACTTTGATATGAATCTGTTAAGTAAAATGAAAAGTCACCGTGATTCGGTTGCAGATAAAAGAAATCAGCTGGGATCAGAGCTGAAGGAAAAAGAAAGGCTTAAGAATCAGATAGGCGAGAAAAAGGAGCAGGTTGCGACAGCTAAGGAGGATAGAGAGAAGACACTTAAGGACCTTACCAAAGACTTGAAAGAGCTGGAGCGACAAGAGGACAAGCTCTTGGCACAATCCGCCGAGATTGGGAAGAAGATAGTCTCACTGCAGTCCTCCAACAAATATATAGGAGGAAAGATAGGCTGGCCCGCACCGGGCTATTCCAGGATCACATCTCCTTATGGCTACAGGACTCACCCAATACTTAAGAAGAAAAAGCTGCACACGGGAATAGACATTGCAGTTCCAAGCGGCTCAACCATAGTTGCCGCAAACGCAGGAAAGGTCATATACTCAGGATATTATGGAGGCTATGGCAATACTGTAATCATAGACCATGGCGGTAAAATATCTACGCTGTATGCTCATAACAGCAAGCTTCTTGTAAAGGTTGGAGATGAGGTTGAAAAGGGCAAAGCGATAACAAAATCCGGCAGCACAGGCCTTTCAACAGGACCACACCTTCACTTTGAGGTAAGAGAAAACGGGCAGCATGTAGATCCAATGAAGTATTTGACAGGCAAGTAG